One region of Fragaria vesca subsp. vesca linkage group LG4, FraVesHawaii_1.0, whole genome shotgun sequence genomic DNA includes:
- the LOC101301668 gene encoding protein ALWAYS EARLY 3-like, whose protein sequence is MAPVRKTKGVNKRFPYNNEVASNKYGDNANKNKQKKRKLSDMLGPQWTTEELKHFYEGYRKYGRDWKKVASVVRHRSVENVEALYTMNRAYLSLPEGTASVIGLTAMMSDYYAMLERSESEQESLDDAGTSRKPRKLARGKLRNDASKGLEGHIPDISQSRSIASDGCLSLLKNRRTGIRPHAVKKRTPRVPVASNDKDNSKKYFSPARQGIKTSTDGNDVNNAQEIAFSLTEPSQRGSSPQVSRTPKLKAKGSTPSPVQNGERMFAATDMKIARPHGGELDEVGCELSLGGMQADYGMERYYLKRQKREESENNHLEDVKESSSGTEEEQYNLSTVKGKLGTRVVGAKKASSFHKKKTKTANVGRDEDSSFDALLTLADLSLRMPEATAELESAAPVEEENFNIAKKSKLKGNSSVTMVEDTTMKTSQFNSGIQKRKQKSPVKLQINENEAQTEFPWSDNQMIEATDEVNYVNKGKRSSHYNTHQKHGKLVKPVGNSSPATDRGRQEKNSGLSTVEVQYANQANLSLRDRSKRKEDIQKDAKSLQSTSYDQPNKLRRLSNCLSRYQARRWCAFEWFYSAIDYPWFTKREFVEYLNHVGLGHVPRLTRVEWGVIRSSLGRPRRFSDQFLKEEKEKLHQYRKSVRKHYAELNAGTREGLPTDLARPLSVGQHVIAFHPRSREIHNGTVLSIEHSTYRVQFDQPELGVADIMDIDCMPLNPLENVPASFTKQNIIFNKSENFKELKINEQHKEGKTEGYMKVVSTGNLNSPAVPCHIPPSTPQTNKSSKHIEMQAKEADVRALFELTCALDKKDAVVSELRRMNDDVFEEKCRDGHDSIKDSESFKKEYAAVLLQLSEINDQVSSALLCLRQRNTYRGSYPLISANPLSGFSDSSGHSSSLCHVQEPATHVYEIVESSRAKAREMVHVAMQAISSLKRENNIERIQEVIDFVSKQLSEDDAGRLSMGSTPAAPILVSEDQSTACTEKSDPMSKSLSNQSEDQFLSDLIANCVAALFMIQTCTARHFSPADVAWVLDRAVTSLKPICTQNLPVYGEIQKCMGIVRSQILALVPT, encoded by the exons ATGGCCCCAGTAAGGAAAACAAAGGGTGTGAATAAGAGGTTTCCTTATAATAATGAGGTTGCGTCTAACAAATATGGAGATAATGCGAACAAAAATAAGCAGAAG AAGAGAAAGCTGTCTGATATGTTAGGGCCTCAATGGACCACTGAAGAGCTGAAGCACTTCTACGAAGGATATCGCAAGTATGGGAGAGACTGGAAGAAG GTTGCTTCTGTAGTACGTCACCGATCTGTGGAGAATGTAGAAGCCCTTTACACTATGAATAGG GCCTACTTATCTCTTCCTGAGGGCACTGCTTCTGTGATTGGCTTAACAGCAATGATGAGTGACTACTACGCTATGCTG GAAAGAAGTGAGAGTGAACAAGAAAGCCTTGACGATGCAGGAACCTCTAGAAAGCCTCGAAAGCTTGCCAGAGGGAAATTACGGAATGACGCCTCAAAAGGATTGGAAGGACACATTCCAGATATTTCTCAGTCCCGTTCAATTGCATCAGATGGCTGCTTATCATTGTTGAAAAATAGGCGCACTG GAATCAGGCCTCATGCTGTTAAAAAAAGGACTCCTCGAGTCCCGGTTGCTTCTAATGATAAAGATAACAGCAAAAAGTATTTTTCACCGGCCAGGCAAGGTATAAAAACCAGTACAGATGGTAATGATGTTAACAATGCTCAGGAGATAGCATTTTCCTTGACTGAACCCTCACAGAGAGGTAGTTCTCCCCAAGTTTCCAGGACTCCCAAATTAAAAGCTAAAGGCAGTACTCCATCACCTGTTCAAAATGGCGAAAGGATG TTTGCAGCAACAGATATGAAAATTGCCAGGCCCCATGGTGGGGAATTGGATGAGGTTGGTTGTGAGTTAAGCTTAGGCGGCATGCAGGCTGATTATGGCATGGAGAGATACTATTTAAAGAGGCAAAAAAGGGAAGAAAGCGAAAACAATCATTTGGAAGACGTAAAAGAAAGTAGTAGTGGAACAGAGGAAGAACAATATAATTTAAGTACTGTCAAGGGAAAACTAGGAACTAGAGTTGTGGGTGCAAAAAAGGCAAGTTCCTTCCACAAGAAGAAAACTAAAACAGCAAATGTTGGAAGAG ATGAAGACTCTTCCTTTGATGCGTTACTTACTCTGGCAGATCTATCCTTGAGGATGCCTGAAGCAACTGCTGAATTGG AATCGGCTGCACCTGTGGAGGAAGAAAACTTCAACATTGCTAAGAAGTCTAAACTCAAAGGGAATTCTTCAGTAACCATGGTTGAAGATACCACTATGAAAACATCTCAGTTTAACTCTGGAATACAAAAAAGAAAACAGAAGTCGCCAGTTAAA TTGCAGATAAATGAGAATGAAGCTCAGACTGAGTTTCCTTGGAGTGACAATCAAATGATTGAG GCTACAGATGAGGTGAACTATGTGAATAAAGGTAAACGGTCTTCTCATTATAACACACACCAAAAGCATGGGAAATTGGTGAAGCCTGTAGGAAACTCATCTCCTGCTACAGATCGTGGAAGGCAAGAGAAAAATTCAGGTTTATCAACTGTAGAAGTACAATATGCAAACCAGGCCAACTTATCCTTGAGAGACAGGAGTAAACGGAAGGAGGACATACAGAAAGATGCAAAGTCTCTGCAGAGCACATCATATGACCAACCTAATAAACTG CGAAGACTTTCTAATTGCTTATCTCGTTATCAAGCACGGAGATGGTGTGCTTTTGAATGGTTTTATAGTGCAATTGATTACCCATGGTTTACTAAAAGGGAGTTTGTTGAGTACTTGAATCACGTTGGATTGGGTCATGTTCCAAGATTAACTCGTGTTGAATGGGGTGTTATAAGGAG TTCCCTCGGGAGACCACGGAGATTTTCTGATCAGTTTTTGAAGGAAGAAAAGGAGAAACTTCATCAGTACCGGAAGTCAGTTAGAAAGCATTATGCTGAACTTAATGCTGGTACAAGGGAAGGACTTCCAACTGACTTAGCTCGGCCTTTATCAGTTGGACAACATGTTATTGCTTTTCACCCCAGGTCTAGAGAGATCCATAACGGAACTGTACTAAGCATTGAGCATAGTACGTATCGTGTTCAGTTTGACCAGCCTGAATTAGGAGTTGCAGATATCATG GATATTGATTGCATGCCGTTAAATCCATTGGAAAACGTACCTGCTTCTTTCACAAAGCAAAACATCATTTTCAACAAATCTGAGAACTTCAAGGAGCTCAAGATTAATGAACAACACAAAGAAGGGAAGACTGAAGGGTATATGAAGGTTGTTTCTACTGGCAACCTGAACAGCCCTGCTGTTCCTTGTCATATTCCTCCGTCAACTCCTCAAACCAACAAATCATCAAAGCATATAGAG ATGCAAGCTAAGGAAGCTGATGTACGAGCTCTGTTTGAGTTGACCTGTGCCCTTGACAAAAAG GATGCCGTGGTTTCTGAGTTGAGGCGCATGAATGATGACGTGTTTGAGGAAAAGTGCCGAGACGGACATGACTCTATCAAGGATTCTGAGTCTTTTAAAAAGGAATATGCTGCCGTGCTATTACAGCTGAGCGAAATCAATGATCAG GTTTCTTCTGCTCTTCTTTGCTTGAGACAACGAAACACATATAGAGGGAGCTACCCACTTATATCGGCAAATCCCCTGTCCGGCTTTAGTGACTCCAGTGGCCATTCAAGCTCTTTGTGCCATGTCCAAGAACCGGCTACTCATGTGTATGAAATTGTTGAAAGTTCAAGAGCAAAAGCGAGGGAAATGGTTCATGTAGCTATGCAG GCAATCTCATCCTTGAAGAGGGAGAATAACATAGAGAGAATTCAGGAGGTTATAGACTTTGTAAGTAAACAGCTCTCAGAGGATGATGCTGGCAGGCTATCAATGGGATCTACCCCTGCCGCTCCAATTCTGGTTTCTGAGGATCAATCAACTGCTTGTACAGAAAAATCTGATCCTATGTCAAAGAGTTTATCCAACCAAAGTGAAGACCAATTCCTTTCAGACCTTATCGCAAATTGTGTGGCAGCTTTGTTCATGATTCAG ACATGTACAGCACGACATTTTTCACCGGCTGATGTTGCCTGGGTATTAGATCGTGCCGTCACTAGTTTGAAGCCAATTTGCACACAGAACCTACCAGTCTACGGAGAAATCCAAAAGTGCATGGGAATCGTTAGGAGTCAGATACTGGCGCTTGTGCCTACATAG